The genomic window CGGCCCGACCCACCGCCGCCCGTCTGCTGGACCGCCGGGTGGAACTGGTGGACGTTTCCAACGGGGAGGTTCTGGCGGTCGAACAGCTCTAGACCGCCCTCTGTACCCGGTTGCTCCTGAGGCACCGCGTACAAACCAGCACCCGCCGGGCACGTCCGTTGATAATCACCTTGGCCGGCTGCAGGTTGGGGTACC from Clostridia bacterium includes these protein-coding regions:
- the rpmB gene encoding 50S ribosomal protein L28, whose amino-acid sequence is MSQRCSICGRGPARGHQVSHSNVHTKRSWYPNLQPAKVIINGRARRVLVCTRCLRSNRVQRAV